In Kazachstania africana CBS 2517 chromosome 4, complete genome, the following are encoded in one genomic region:
- the LCB1 gene encoding serine C-palmitoyltransferase LCB1 (similar to Saccharomyces cerevisiae LCB1 (YMR296C); ancestral locus Anc_5.28) has protein sequence MNTIIPEVLPSSIPIPEFVVTSFSYTLYFLHLVLNRVPGGHYVTSYLSKSTHDDPYRTAVEIGLILYGIYYYLSKPQQRKGLQSNRPNLTPAEIDNLIDEWEPEPITDAAETRDFWRLAKIPVVIGSGANNYINFTRDNDKERFENVFNLTSMNFLQLSKKDEVVQVAKQTIKNYGVGACGPAGFYGNQDVHNNLEYNLAKFFNTEGAVLYGQDFCVSPSVIPAFTKRGDVIIADNQVSLSLQNALQLSRSTVYYFEHNDMEHLDAMLTEINESEKRENLPAIPRKFIVTEGIFHNSGDIAPLPDLVRLKLKHKFRLFVDETLSLGVLGKTGRGLTEHFNMDRASSVDITVGSMAVALGSSGGFALGDKVMSNHQHIGSNAYCFSACLPAYTTTAVSKVLEIMDNDNSAVSKLQRLSKLLFDKFNKNEKIKNFFEIISDENSPILHLKLNDQFRSNVFGYTQELLYDTMVQLQKKSVTNKYFEPSEMEEKFLQDIVDDTLKTWNVLITRNIIIAKHETLPIVPSLKICCNSEMTEEELTKACDNIVESMVSLCSTQA, from the coding sequence AATCTACTCATGATGATCCATATAGAACTGCCGTGGAAATAGGTTTGATCCTTTATGGTATCTACTACTACTTATCTAAGCCACAGCAAAGGAAGGGATTGCAATCAAATAGACCAAATTTAACACCTGCTGAGATTGATAATCTCATTGATGAATGGGAACCTGAACCAATTACTGATGCCGCGGAAACCCGTGATTTCTGGAGATTAGCTAAGATTCCAGTGGTAATTGGCTCTGGTGCTAATAATTACATTAATTTTACCCGTGATAAcgataaagaaagattcGAAAATGTCTTCAATTTaacttcaatgaatttcttacaattatcaaagaaagacGAAGTCGTTCAAGTTGCAAAACAGACGATAAAGAATTATGGTGTTGGTGCATGTGGTCCTGCAGGTTTTTATGGTAATCAAGACGTTCATAACAATCTTGAATACAATTTAgccaaatttttcaatactgAAGGTGCCGTCTTATATGGTCAAGATTTCTGTGTTTCTCCATCTGTTATTCCTGCTTTCACTAAGCGTGGTGATGTGATCATTGCTGATAATCAGGTTTCCCTTTCGTTACAAAACGCATTACAATTAAGTAGATCCACAGTTTACTATTTTGAACATAATGACATGGAACATCTAGATGCTATGCTAACTGAGATAAATGAATCAGAAAAGAGGGAAAACTTACCTGCAATTCCAAGAAAGTTTATTGTTACTGAAGGTATTTTCCATAACTCTGGTGATATTGCTCCTCTACCAGATTTAGTTAgattaaaattgaaacaCAAATTTAGATTATTTGTTGATGAAACTTTATCATTAGGTGTCTTAGGTAAGACAGGTCGTGGTTTAACTGAACATTTCAACATGGATCGTGCCTCTTCGGTCGATATCACTGTCGGTTCCATGGCTGTGGCCCTTGGTTCATCAGGCGGTTTCGCACTTGGTGATAAAGTCATGTCAAACCATCAACATATCGGTTCTAACGCTTACTGTTTCTCTGCCTGTTTACCTGCCTACACTACAACTGCCGTTTCTAAAGTTTTAGAAATCATGgataatgataattctGCTGTATCGAAATTACAAAGATTGAGTAAATTATTATtcgataaatttaataaaaatgaaaagatcaaaaatttttttgaaataatttctGATGAAAATTCTCCAATCTTacatttaaaattaaatgacCAATTCAGATCAAATGTGTTTGGTTACACGCAAGAATTATTATATGATACAATGGTtcaattacaaaagaagaGTGTTACCAACAAATATTTCGAACCAAGTGAGATGgaggaaaaatttttgcaaGATATTGTGGACGATACCCTTAAGACATGGAACGTACTAATAACCAGAAACATAATCATTGCTAAACACGAAACGTTACCTATTGTTCCaagtttgaaaatttgttgCAATTCTGAAAtgactgaagaagaattgacaAAAGCTTGTGATAACATAGTTGAATCCATGGTCAGCTTATGCTCTACTCAAGCTTAA